CCTCTATACCCTCGACATCCGGGAGGGCGCGCCCGCATGACGGTCGAACACGCCCGACGTCCCAAGGTCGCCGTGGTGCTCTCCAGCGGCGGCATCAAGCCGCTGGCGGCGATCCCGCTGTTCGAGTTCCTCGACGAGGCACAGATTCCGGTCGACCTGCTGGTCGGCTGTAGCGGCGGCAGCATCATGAGCGCCATGCGCGGCTGCGGCTATGACTCCGATCACATCCGTGAACTCATCGGTCGTGTGGCCCAGCGCGGCCTGTTCTCCTCGATCAACCTGCGCGCGGTGCTCGGCATGGGGCGTCTGCCCTTCGGGCGCTTCGACACGCGCACCGGACTGGTGCGACCGGCCAAGCTCAAGCGGGCGCTCTACGAAATGTTCGGCGACCGGCGGGTCGAGGACCTCAACCCCAAGACCGTGATCCAGACCACGGACATCCAGACCGGAGAGGGCGTGGTCATCGAAGAGGGACGGCTGACCGACGCGGTCTATGCCTCCAGCGCGGTGTTTCCGATGCTGCCGCCGCTGGAGATGAACGGACGTCTGCTCGCCGACGGCTACTACACCTCGTCGCTGCCGGTGATGGAGGCCGTCAAGCGCGGCATGGACGTCATCATCGCCGTGATCTTCCATGATCCGCTCGATCATCGGGCCAACGACTACATCGCCTGCCTGTCCAATTACTACACCATCCAGGGTGACGCCATCACCCGCTTCCAGCTGGCGCTCTCGATCAATCTGCACCACCACGAGATCATCATCATCAAGGTGCCCTTCAACCGTCCCATCAACATGTGGGACGTGCATCACATCCCCTACATCATCGAGACCGGTCAGGCCGTGGTCGAGCAGCGCCGGGCGGAGATCCTGGAAGCGATCTCCGCCTTCTCCGGCGGCGCCTGAGACCGGAGCGCGGACCGGCGCGGTTCAGACCACCGCGCCGGCCGGTTCGGCCTCGCGTTCCAATGAGGCGATGACCCGGTTGCTGGTGGGCCAGAACAGCGCTGTGATCCCCAGCACGGCCACGCCACTGACCAGAGCGGCCTGATGCAGCCCCAGCCACTGCGCCAGCCAGCCGCCGAGCAGATTGCCGATCGGGATGGAGCCGAAGGCCGCCAGCAGATAGAAAGCCATCACGCCCGCGCGATGCTCGTCGTCGATGCCGAGTTGCAGAAGCGTATTGGCCGCCACGCCCTGGGCGATGTAGGCCATACCCAGCATCAGGGTCACGCCGCCGACGACCCAGGCATGAGCACTCAGACTCAGCAGGATGAGCGAGAGTCCCAGCAGGACGGCCGCCTGCCGGAACAGCGGCCACAGGCGCTCCGGCCGACGCTGGAGTCCGACCACCAGCGCGCCGACCAGCGCACCGGCGCCGATACCGCCCATCAGCCAGCCGAGTCCCTGAGCGCCCGCCCCCATCACCTCGTGCGCCCAGACCGGCAGCAGCACATAGACCGACATGGTCGCGACCGCCACCGACAGATAGGAGAAGATCGGATAGCGCAGGGTCGGCGTGGCGAGGATGAAGCCCAGATTGCGCAGTGCGCCCCGGCTGGGGCGCGGCCCCATGCTCGATACCGGCTCACTCAGACGGATCAGCACCAGCGCGGCCAGCATGAACAGATAGCTCAGCGCATTGAGCAGGAAGCAGGGTGCCGGGCCGAGCTGAGCCATCAACCAGCCGGCGATCGGCGGACCGATGGCACGCGCGCTGTTGAAGAGCATCGAGTTGACCGAGATCGCCGCCGGCAAGGTCGCCTTGTCGTGGACCAGACGCGGCACGATCGCCTGCCGCGCCGGTCCGTCGAAGGCGGTCAGCAGGCTCTGGATGCAGCCCATGACCACGACGAGCGGCAGGGTCAATAACTCGAAGTG
The sequence above is drawn from the Allochromatium vinosum DSM 180 genome and encodes:
- a CDS encoding patatin-like phospholipase family protein; its protein translation is MTVEHARRPKVAVVLSSGGIKPLAAIPLFEFLDEAQIPVDLLVGCSGGSIMSAMRGCGYDSDHIRELIGRVAQRGLFSSINLRAVLGMGRLPFGRFDTRTGLVRPAKLKRALYEMFGDRRVEDLNPKTVIQTTDIQTGEGVVIEEGRLTDAVYASSAVFPMLPPLEMNGRLLADGYYTSSLPVMEAVKRGMDVIIAVIFHDPLDHRANDYIACLSNYYTIQGDAITRFQLALSINLHHHEIIIIKVPFNRPINMWDVHHIPYIIETGQAVVEQRRAEILEAISAFSGGA
- a CDS encoding MFS transporter, with the translated sequence MLSVFRERNYSLFFTGQGLSLIGSWIQSTTFNWLLYQLTDSALQLGYLTALMNLPALLLLPLAGSLVDRFDRRRLLLVLQSLFMVQALILGVITHFELLTLPLVVVMGCIQSLLTAFDGPARQAIVPRLVHDKATLPAAISVNSMLFNSARAIGPPIAGWLMAQLGPAPCFLLNALSYLFMLAALVLIRLSEPVSSMGPRPSRGALRNLGFILATPTLRYPIFSYLSVAVATMSVYVLLPVWAHEVMGAGAQGLGWLMGGIGAGALVGALVVGLQRRPERLWPLFRQAAVLLGLSLILLSLSAHAWVVGGVTLMLGMAYIAQGVAANTLLQLGIDDEHRAGVMAFYLLAAFGSIPIGNLLGGWLAQWLGLHQAALVSGVAVLGITALFWPTSNRVIASLEREAEPAGAVV